TATAAGTCACAGctctaaagaaagaaagaaagaaagaacaagTTTAGCTAGCTATGTATTCATAGTTGAGAGCTAAGCAATTTGTTTGTTTATGCTGTAACTGACAGACCTAGTACAAGAAACAAGCAAAGTGAAACAGTATTGACCAATTCGATGGCAATACAAGCTAAGCAACTTAGCTAGTAGGTGACCATCCAATCCATGATGCAGCAGCAGGCGCAAATATGATATGATGTGAAGAAGAAGCTAGCTGGCGAGGTTGAGGATGAAACCAAAATTACAAACCATTGTTGGACCTCACATCACCACTGTTTTATCGTTTTATAAACAACCGGAAACTATGCAGAGAGCAGACTGGACAGTAAAAGAATTATCAAGCAGAGCAAAACAACAGCGTGGCCATCAACTCATAGCCCTGAAGAAAGAAAGAACCAATAGGGTCAGCTACTTATTTATTCAGAATTGAGAGTTGAGCAATCATCAGAAAACTAAAGATACTGCTTAGCTAACTAAATAACACATCATTCAGTCACAAGGTATAATTCTGACTATAATATAAGCAAAGAACTAAAGACACTACGTACTTAGAACTCAATTAAAAGTGAGAATGATTTATGCAAACAATCTGATTTTATTTGTTTACATTAGTAAAAACAAGTCTATCAGGTAAGATCAAGAACACTAATACTAACACAGACATATCTTCCTTTATGTGAACAAGTGTGCTTCCTTCATTAATTAGTagtaattgttccatgctaatacaaGCACACGCCCTGGCCTATCGAAGTCTGAATCTAATTAAATCGCACCATGGACGTGTCATATCACCAAGGCAAGTACTAGTAAATCTTTGCACCGTTTTTCAGATAGATAAAAATGTAGTTGTACTCATCCTAACTAGCGTTGTGTAGCAGCGCTAGAAGAAAGGCGGTTTTCAGTATACTACATGGCATGTCAAAAAAATTCCAAATTTCTATTCTGttatttccaagtaccaaacgcaagctACAGAACGAATCACATAACTGCTATAGTGATTCTATCCAGATTCTGAAACCATGCGgaagtataaatggatcttcaatagccATTATTTAAACTGATCAGATCGTTAACTATTGCTGAATGCCGAACCATTTAGATCGTTAACTATCGCTGAAGAACAAAAACAGCATGTAAAATGCCACCATCAGATCAGAACTCACGTAAACCTACAGACCAGGAAAATGCATCACAAGTTGTATGCTCACCTTGTCACTTAAACCTACAGACCAGATCAGCACGACATCGGTTGCTCATCCGCCATGCCTTTGAAGACGAGGAACCTGAGCAACTCGAACTTGAAGTATATGAAGCTCCCCTTGCTGTGCGTGAAGTAGCAGCTGAAGCTGCAGCCCACCACGCACTGCCACCCCGGGCCATGGATCATATCGAACTCATGTAGTGCAGCCGTCCAAATCAGATCCAATCATTCGGCAGCACTTGCGCAGCTAACTGCTGGTTTATGTTCAAGTACATCGTTCTTTCTCTTGTAAGACTGTCTCTAGCTTGTTACTTGCAAATTCAGAGGCTATAGATTTGGGGGCGGTATTGGCAAGTTTCTCACCTTCTTGATGTGCGTCGTGATGCTCCGGCAGTCGAGGACGTCGAAGCGGTCGAGCGCCCTGGACGCTGCCGACGTGGCCTGCAGCTGCATCTTGGTCGGCATGTCGGTGTCCTCCACCGTCGCCTTCCCTTCCAGCATCCTGCTCACTCGAGTGGACGAACAGCCGCGCGCATGGACCGGAGGTTGGGGGGAACAGTCGCTACAAGCACAGAGAGTGAGAGAGGGGGGATAGAGGCGAACCACCATCGTACCAAATCAAGAAAAAAACTGAAATCTGAGAGGGGAGATGGGTCGGACCTTGAGGAACAGAGGGAGATTTGGGAGACTGTGATGGATTTGGGAGGGGGAGACCATCCTGGTCGCCATGGGAGGGCTCGCCGGAGGAGATCGCTGCTGCCGGCGCGCATCCTTGCAGATTGACGAAGAACCGGTCGTCCTCGAGCAGATCAAGGCCATCCCGGAGATGGATCGGCGCTTGAGGGCTCGGGATTCACCGAAGCAGCGCGGGATCGAGTTGGAGGCGaccgaaaccctagccaccacgGGGTAGGGATTCGGGCTCCCCCTGCCATGGCCATGGTCGCGGGGTAGGAGTTGGGCTTGAGCTGGGTTGGATCTGGAGGCCGCCGGCGGGGCTGGTTGAgaggaggtcgccgccggcaggtGGGATCGGGGGAGAATATTGGATCGAATCGTGGGAGGTGCGGCGTCGCGACAGAGAAGACTAGGGTTTCGGAGCgaggaaagaaaggaggcggggtgTGGATGGAAAATGACTAGGGTTTCGGAGTTATTGTGGAAGGGTTGAGGACGGCCGTTGGATCCGCGAGCATCGGACGGCGTATGATGCACGATCCACGTGAGAGGTCCACGGACCAATCAGAGTGCAGTATGATGTTGTGACCATCTAAATAGGTCATAGTTGCCTAAAAATAATGCATTAAAATTATGTCAGCTATTTTATGACTTgagaaattcaaaaagaaaatggaaaaccttctcattgtgtcaccaaaacgtgaacaagttttcataaaaaaATAACAAACATGAAAATGGATAAATATCTTTAAAAAGGTGTCGTGAGACATGAGTTTTTTTGGCAAAAAAGATATTTTCCATTTTTCGAatccctgaaatgagtttttttgtgaaggacctataatatatttgttgacaaattggatcaaatcaattttttaaaatattaggccatatttaatgcacaattgaccaaatggttgggtgtaaaaagttttgatccacctctcgtgaaaaagacaaattcccgccgattcagtaggaagcaggtcaaatttgaactgtagctaccttgtagtttgctctttattttttccaaaaataatttctaggtacataagtatctatttaatcagagaaacaccaaaaaaattccaagattcaaccactagctaggaacgatcattcccgccgttttgaccgcattttgaaacgggcataaaaaattcaaaaaaatcaaaaaattgggaaaccttcgcattgtgtcattatatgtgaccaagtttccaggaaaaataataaacttgtaatacagaaattattttaaaaaagtgttcttagaaatgagctatcatgcgtgaagattcatggctttcaagccaaatgatcaatcttatggccacattcatggcatagtttgttcaaatgatctcatattgtgcacaagggtacatcttggaattccaaacaatgttgcctaaggaagttttcattttctttgcacggaaatttcatttttcattttccgagtgcccaaaaggaggtttttttgtgaaggaactaccaaataattgttgcaaaaatggaccaaatcaattttataaaatactaggacatatttaatgcactattgacaaaatggttgggtgaaaaaagttttgatccacctctcgtgaaaaagacaaattgtcgtcgattcagttggaagcgggtcaaatttgaactgtagctgcctcatagtttgctatttatttttcccaaaaatcatttctagttacataagtatctatttaatcagagaaacaccaaaagttttccaagattcaaccactagcatggaacggtcaagcccgccgttttgaccacattttgaaacgggcataaaaaattcaaaaaaatcaaaaaattggaaaaccttcgcattgtgtcattatatgtgacaaagtttacagaaaaaataataaacttgtaatacaataattattttaaaaaagtgttctcagaaatgagctatcaagtgtgaagattcatggctttcaagccaaatgatcaatcttatggccacattcatggcatagtttgttcaaatgatctcatattgtgcacaagggtgcatattggaatagcaaacaatgttgcctaaggaagttttcattttcgttggacgaagaaaccattttccatttttcgagtgcccgaaaggaggtttttttttgtgaaggaactaccaaataattgttgcaaaattggaccaaatcatttttataaaatactaggccatatttaatgcacaattgacaaaatggtctggtgtaaaaaaatttgatccacctctcgtggaaaagacaaatttctgccgattcagctggaagcgggtcaaatttgaactgcagctgcctcatagtttgctatttattttttccaaaaatcatttctagttacataaggacctatttaatcataaatacatggtttggtggcgatacgtcgaggtttgggtggtggccgagggccccaactctagagcgcgtaaactcgcatgcccgccgcgtggtcaccgcgtgaccgtggtgttgccatgtgttctgggcggcctaggcatgtctagtgggttgggcactccccaggttggtgctaggaagaaaattacaacataagattctcacgaggagaccaatcgatgctcaaacatgaattagcagccaagtgtttggttagcggtacgggaaatgtgcatggctaatgggcgtgagttttggctgaggatgatcagttactaagaagaccgttttcaaaaaaattcagctcaaaaggaggagcctaggtggtacttgctttgcaaaccaccacattggacataaatacgaatgttgaagctcggctcaaaataataaatggattgagctggcatttggtggaggatggttatttgggcataggaaagcactgtagaaaatggatactatttggacatgccaaagtggtacttccttcacaaactgttgttctgaacagaataggaaaatgaatatttttgaattatttttgaactaggaaaggaaggtttttacatatttgacgaagatatgacccaaagaatttatgagatttttttgggaattttgggaatgacagaaatataggttgcttcacaacctagggcaaaaactgccacatggacatgacacataggcaaaactgatgaggtggcgcctagtcatagcaacccaccacaatttacaaggctatgaccatctatattggtcgttaacaactagaaataaggcagcggactagcgctgtttgctttatgaccatttcgtgtaaggaaattacgacctttctgaccaaaatggtcgcaatggtttagggtttggagccccccgaatagcttttgaccaattggtctaaaatggtcataaatttatgaccaattctgtgagggtcactgacagaaggtcataagttgacatatttcttgtagtgttgcttggaatgatggataggctaagttcttctaccaacccactcttcatcgagcaagacgacgacatgtcatcctatgtcaccaagagccacctcttcggtgcataaagagctttgcatcaagaacaacaagcaatgagcgaccacaTCGACAATCTCACCACCGACTCGCGACTATCcgagcaacgaacaagagactacttcgacaacaagctcgacgcacacaaacaagagaacgatgcaagaatggacgagattcgtgccttgttggtaaaccgctcttctaccactccatcctactcaagacggagccgctcgagtcgacaccccgacgacaccctctccggctcaagtacaccgacatcgaacactctacatCGAGCCGTGTGCCAAGACCGTCAAGCaactcgcaatcctctacacggcaatcatccacaagagcaattcgacgagcaagcacatcatcatcgccaaaaccaagctactcttgcacaagcacaagaaaggcaatgtcaatgtcaccaagaggaagagcgagcgcgccaACACCAAGATGAACAAGATGCTGAGGCTCAACgtgttcaacaacaacaacgtgaagcacaagcacttgaggcgcaacgtgcccttcgagaGTCAAGTCGAGCCGTTGCCAACCGCAACCAAGATACACGCAATCAAGaagaagcacttcacgaagaaattcaagagcgaaactaccaagcaagagtgcatcgtcaagttcctcaagctcctccacaagctcgacaagctcctccacaatctcaagttcaccaagagcatgatgactatggaaatcctcgacgccaagagcaacatgaggttgacaatcaTCCacatcaagggcgtcatcatcatccCCAACCCCAAGACAATGAAGaggaacgctacggcaagctcaagttcaccatgcccaagttcaccggaagcaatgatcctgaagagtacctttcatgggcattgaaggtcgacaagatctttcccttgcacaactatgaggaagataagaagatcgccatggcatcccttgagttccaagactatgtgcccatatggtgggaacaagtccttgagcgccgagaagcaagaggtgaaccaccaatcaccacatgggatcaaatgaaggatgtcatgcgagcacgctttgtgccaacatactacaaccgcgacctttccaagaaactccaactcctcaagcaaggaacaaagagcattgAAGAATAACACAAGCAAATGGATATTGCCATGATAAGAGTCaaggtcatggaagatgatgagcaatctatggcccgtttcttgaattGCCTCAataatcccatcaagaagattgccgatttccaaccctactccagcctcattgatgttggggaacgcagtgatttcaaaaaaaaaatcctacgcacacgcaagatctatctaggtgatgcatagcaacgagaggggagagtgtgtccacgtaccttcgtagaccgaaagcagaagcgtttcaataatgcagttgatgtagtcgaacgtcttcgcaattcaaccgatccaagtaccgaacatacgtcacctccatgttcagcacacattcagctcgatgacgtcccttgtactcttgatccagttgaggctgagggagagtttcatcagcacgacggcgtggcgacggtgatgatgaagttaccggcgcagggcttcgcctaagcactacgacgatatgaccgaggtgtgtaactgtggagggggcatcgcacatggctaaaagatcaacttgtgttgtctgtTGTGTTattccacgtatataaaggatgtagGGAGATAGGAGGCCGGCCAGgtttgggcgcgccaggggggagtcctacttggactcctagtccaagtaggattccccccccccctttcctttcttccaccggagggaaaggtaagggagagagagagagggaaggaaagaggggggacggccccttcccctagtccaattcagtttgggcaaaGGGAGGGGCGCCCCTCTCACGTGGCCCTTtttcctctcctccaataaggcccactaggcccaatacttctcccggggggttccggtaacctcccggcactccgtaaaaatgcccgaaccactcggaaccattcccatgtccaaatgcaaccttccaatatatgaatctttacctctcgaccatttcgagactcctcgtcatgtccatgatctcatccaggactccaaacaaacttcggtacatcaaatcacataactcataatacaaatcgtcatcgaacgttaagcgtgcagaccctacgggttcgagaactatgtagacatgaccgggacacatctccggtcaataaccaatagcggaacctggatgctcatattggctcctacatattctacaaagattgtTATTGGTCAAActatataacaacatacgttgttcccttcgtcatcggtatgttacttgcccgagattcgatcgtcggtatctcaatacctagttcaatctcattaccagcaagtctctttactcgttctgtaatgcatcatcccgtaactaactcattagtcacattgcttgcaaggcttatagtgatgtgcattaccgagagggtccagagatacctctccgaaacacggagtgacaaatcctaatctcgatctatgccaacctaacaaacaccatcggagacacctgtagagcatctttgtaaccactcagttacgttgtgacgttttataggacactaaatgttcctccggtaatcgggagttgcataatctcatagtcataggaacatgtataagttatggagaaagtaatagcaataaactaaacgatcatagtgctaagctaatggatgggtcaagtcaatcacatcattctctgatgatgtgatctcgtttatcgaatgacaactctttgtatatggctaggaaacttaaccatcttttattaacgagctatttaagtagaggcatactagtgacattctgtttgtctatgtattcacacatgtactaagtttttggttaatacaattctagcatgaataataaacatttatcatgatataaggaaatataaataaaaactttattattgcctctagggcatatttccttcagtctcccacttgcactagagtcaataatctagttcacatcgccatgtgatttaacaccaatagttcacatctgtatgtgtttaacacccatagttcacattgccatgtgaccaacacccaaagggttactagattctataatctagttcacatcgctatgtgattaacacccaaagagtactaaggcataatcatgttttaattatgagagaagtttagtcaacgggtctgtcactttcggagccgtatgtattttgcaaatattctatgtctacaatgctctgcatagagctactctagctaattgctcgcactttcaatatgtatccagattgagacttagagtcatctcgatcggtgtaaaagcttgcatcgccataactttttacgacgaactctttatcacccccatcaccgagaaacatttccttagtcctcctaaggataattttgaccgttgtccattgatctactcctagatcactattgtacctgcTTGCCAAaaccatggcaaggtacacaataggtctggtacacagcatagcatactttatagaacctatgactgaggcatagggaatgactttcattcaatgactttcattctctttctatcttctgtcatggtcgggctttgggtcttactcaactttacaccttgtaatacaagcaaga
Above is a window of Triticum dicoccoides isolate Atlit2015 ecotype Zavitan chromosome 5B, WEW_v2.0, whole genome shotgun sequence DNA encoding:
- the LOC119306042 gene encoding dynein light chain LC6, flagellar outer arm-like, with translation MLEGKATVEDTDMPTKMQLQATSAASRALDRFDVLDCRSITTHIKKFDMIHGPGWQCVVGCSFSCYFTHSKGSFIYFKFELLRFLVFKGMADEQPMSC